A stretch of Imperialibacter roseus DNA encodes these proteins:
- a CDS encoding PadR family transcriptional regulator, with protein sequence MSKEYIGEFEELILTLVAALKDDAYGAAITEEIESKLSREVNLSAVHVTLYRLEDKGFIKSELGGGTNMRGGRKKRIFTITSAGMAMLKNIKDSRLRLWNMVPELKIAAE encoded by the coding sequence ATGAGCAAAGAATACATAGGCGAGTTCGAGGAGCTGATTCTCACACTCGTTGCTGCTTTGAAAGACGATGCTTACGGAGCGGCTATCACAGAAGAGATAGAATCGAAGCTAAGCCGGGAAGTCAACCTGAGTGCAGTGCATGTCACACTTTACAGGCTGGAGGACAAAGGCTTTATTAAATCGGAGCTTGGCGGTGGCACCAACATGCGAGGCGGCCGCAAAAAGAGAATTTTCACCATCACCAGCGCCGGCATGGCTATGCTGAAGAACATCAAGGACAGCAGGCTGAGGCTTTGGAACATGGTACCCGAACTCAAAATAGCAGCAGAGTGA
- a CDS encoding polysaccharide biosynthesis protein, with amino-acid sequence MEERIEKSGLNDNRSFIILNKSRIKFLIDALIWGSLTFFGFLLRVEFRLLDYIEGIVVATCCLIVVKCFTIWHFKLHRQSWQNVGLSDFYSLIKADVTVVVFSVVLTFILRPKVVIPYSVPFIEGALMLLVLGGVRVLFRYYFKNFFYIRNLPRRKRVLIAGAGEVGTMVAREMLRNPKEGFLPVAFLDDDSTKHRQRFLGVPVLGKMEDMADIIDEEGIDELIIAMPNAAGDTIRKIVEYAQLANIPHRTIPRLNDLISGKVNINFLRNVELEDLLRREPVQLDTTQISAYLKRKRVMVTGAGGSIGSEIVRQLTRFDPETIIMVGRGESSLHLISIELRDKTGFQKFDIRIADVRDRDTLEKLFEQYKPEVIFHAAAHKHVPFMEDNPAQSVFNNVIGTKNLTELALKYNVKHFVNISTDKAVNPTSVMGASKRVSEHLVSLASSKAEKEQYFVSVRFGNVLGSRGSVIPIFKEQIKNGGPITITHPEMVRYFMTIPEASQLVLQAGAMNKNGSLFILDMGKPVKILDMARDLISLSGLIPDQDIKIVFSGVRPGEKMFEELLTSQETLEATVHGKIFSAKKNVHPNGIESMVSMLEKVAQTGDIVKIKKAYKEIIPSYTP; translated from the coding sequence GTGGAGGAACGTATAGAAAAATCAGGGTTAAATGACAACAGAAGCTTTATTATTCTAAACAAGTCGAGGATTAAATTTCTCATTGATGCCTTGATATGGGGATCTTTGACCTTTTTTGGCTTTTTGCTTAGGGTTGAGTTTAGATTGTTGGACTACATAGAAGGTATAGTGGTGGCAACTTGTTGCCTTATAGTCGTGAAGTGTTTTACAATTTGGCATTTTAAACTTCACAGGCAGTCATGGCAAAATGTAGGACTTTCTGATTTCTATTCACTTATAAAGGCCGATGTTACGGTCGTTGTTTTTTCTGTCGTTCTGACATTTATTTTACGGCCTAAGGTCGTAATCCCATACTCGGTTCCGTTTATCGAGGGGGCCTTAATGCTCCTAGTCCTCGGCGGGGTTAGGGTACTTTTTCGCTACTATTTTAAGAATTTTTTTTATATCAGGAATCTTCCAAGAAGAAAGAGGGTGCTGATTGCAGGGGCAGGAGAAGTGGGGACTATGGTGGCAAGAGAAATGCTTCGTAACCCAAAGGAGGGTTTTCTTCCCGTTGCGTTTTTGGACGACGATAGCACTAAACACAGGCAAAGGTTTCTTGGTGTACCCGTATTGGGCAAAATGGAAGATATGGCCGATATTATCGACGAGGAGGGTATTGATGAACTCATTATAGCCATGCCTAATGCTGCCGGAGATACAATACGAAAAATTGTTGAGTATGCTCAATTGGCAAACATACCACACAGAACGATCCCCAGATTAAATGACCTCATAAGTGGAAAAGTAAATATTAACTTTCTCAGGAATGTCGAACTAGAGGATTTGTTGAGAAGAGAGCCTGTGCAGCTTGATACCACCCAAATATCTGCCTACCTAAAGCGAAAGCGAGTCATGGTTACAGGCGCTGGTGGATCTATCGGCTCTGAGATTGTTCGCCAGCTAACAAGGTTTGACCCTGAAACCATCATAATGGTTGGAAGAGGTGAAAGTAGCTTGCATCTGATAAGTATTGAGTTGAGGGATAAAACCGGATTTCAAAAATTTGACATTAGAATTGCCGATGTGCGAGACAGGGATACACTGGAAAAGTTGTTTGAACAATATAAGCCAGAGGTGATTTTTCACGCAGCGGCTCATAAACATGTCCCATTTATGGAAGACAACCCGGCTCAATCTGTCTTCAACAACGTTATCGGAACCAAGAATCTGACGGAACTTGCACTCAAATATAATGTTAAACACTTTGTCAATATTTCGACAGATAAGGCTGTAAATCCAACCTCAGTTATGGGAGCGTCAAAAAGGGTGAGTGAGCATCTTGTTTCACTGGCGTCTTCAAAGGCCGAAAAGGAGCAATATTTTGTATCTGTCAGGTTTGGAAATGTGCTTGGAAGCAGGGGAAGTGTGATCCCGATTTTTAAGGAGCAAATAAAAAACGGAGGGCCTATTACTATCACTCACCCCGAAATGGTAAGATACTTTATGACTATACCCGAAGCCAGCCAGCTAGTTTTGCAGGCGGGCGCAATGAATAAGAATGGATCACTATTTATTTTGGACATGGGCAAGCCAGTGAAAATTTTGGATATGGCGAGAGACTTGATATCACTTTCTGGCTTAATTCCTGATCAAGATATAAAAATTGTATTTTCAGGAGTTAGACCCGGGGAAAAGATGTTTGAGGAATTGCTTACATCGCAGGAAACACTTGAAGCTACAGTGCATGGAAAAATATTTTCGGCTAAGAAAAATGTTCACCCTAATGGCATCGAATCCATGGTTTCGATGCTTGAAAAAGTTGCACAAACTGGAGATATCGTCAAAATAAAAAAAGCGTATAAAGAAATAATCCCTTCGTATACACCCTAA
- a CDS encoding MraY family glycosyltransferase, translated as MNYIALAFLLVLLLLIYFRVAVKVKIFDTPNLRSSHGQLTIRGGGIVFPLSIIVWFFWENNVYLLFTSGLVLISVVSFIDDIHSISAAKRLVFQILAAFLLLYQIPYFESNILVGALALIVCVGWINSFNFMDGINGITALYSLVSLSTFYFLNSTYLIIEPDFIEFVIISGLVFSYFNVRKTASTFAGDIGSVSMAFILTFLLLSFVMATNNWYYILFFLVYGIDAGVTVCERLLRGENIFKPHRTHLYQYLANEKGIPHIRVALIYAGTQLITNVLLVFFFPAEREYSLLVIAGIIFLAVCLYLLLKRRTILSLS; from the coding sequence TTGAATTATATTGCATTAGCATTTCTACTGGTTTTGCTGCTACTGATTTATTTTAGAGTAGCAGTAAAGGTTAAAATATTTGACACACCAAATTTAAGGAGTTCGCACGGCCAACTAACAATAAGAGGAGGGGGCATTGTTTTCCCACTATCTATAATCGTTTGGTTTTTTTGGGAGAATAACGTCTACCTATTATTTACTTCAGGTTTGGTATTAATTTCAGTTGTGAGTTTTATTGACGATATACATTCGATATCTGCAGCCAAAAGGTTAGTTTTTCAAATTTTGGCAGCTTTTCTGCTTCTCTATCAGATTCCCTATTTCGAGTCCAATATCTTGGTAGGCGCTTTAGCACTCATTGTTTGTGTCGGATGGATTAATTCGTTTAATTTTATGGACGGGATCAACGGAATTACTGCTCTCTATTCTTTGGTCTCATTGTCTACTTTTTATTTTTTGAACTCTACGTATCTAATTATCGAACCTGATTTTATTGAGTTTGTTATAATTTCGGGCCTAGTATTTTCTTATTTTAATGTAAGGAAAACGGCCTCAACCTTTGCCGGCGATATAGGAAGTGTTAGCATGGCGTTTATACTCACTTTTCTATTGTTGAGCTTTGTTATGGCAACCAATAACTGGTATTATATATTATTCTTTCTTGTGTACGGCATTGATGCAGGTGTTACCGTTTGCGAGCGCTTACTTAGAGGTGAAAATATTTTTAAACCTCACAGAACCCACCTATACCAATATTTGGCAAACGAAAAAGGAATTCCTCACATTCGAGTTGCACTGATTTACGCTGGCACTCAACTAATCACTAACGTTTTGCTAGTTTTTTTCTTCCCTGCAGAAAGGGAGTATAGTCTACTGGTAATAGCAGGAATTATTTTCTTGGCGGTATGTTTATATCTGCTTCTTAAAAGGAGAACTATTTTAAGTCTATCATGA
- a CDS encoding NAD-dependent epimerase/dehydratase family protein — protein MTKVLISGASGFVGSNLKVQLQDVKISTLGRSENDNFSWENLNSESLDGTDVIIHLAGLAHDTNNSLFNSKDYYSVNVELTRTLYDAFTLSKAKVFIFTSTIKAEGVSANELTINGHERVFNGGYALSKRLAEEYILSNLPQDKKVYILRPCMIHGSNNKGNLNLLFQYIRKGFPFPLGSFENRRSFLFVDNLSFVVQKLLEGNIPSGRYNIADDGELSTIEVVKLIDLVLEKNTNIWNIPKSLILVLAKFGDLLKLSQFNSNILFKLTSDQQVDNSKIMQLLSIEKLPISIREGIIRTIKSF, from the coding sequence ATGACTAAGGTATTAATTTCTGGTGCATCTGGATTTGTTGGCTCGAACTTGAAAGTTCAGTTGCAAGATGTCAAAATTAGCACTCTAGGACGGTCTGAAAATGATAATTTTTCCTGGGAAAATCTAAACAGTGAATCTCTCGATGGAACAGATGTAATAATTCACCTGGCTGGTTTGGCTCACGACACCAATAACTCTTTATTTAATTCAAAAGACTATTATTCAGTAAATGTTGAATTGACGCGCACCTTATATGACGCTTTTACCTTATCAAAGGCGAAAGTATTTATTTTTACGAGCACTATTAAAGCCGAGGGAGTTAGTGCCAATGAATTAACAATTAATGGGCATGAACGTGTATTTAATGGTGGATATGCACTTTCTAAACGACTTGCGGAAGAATATATACTTTCGAATCTTCCTCAAGATAAAAAAGTGTATATCCTTAGACCCTGCATGATACATGGATCGAATAATAAAGGAAATCTAAACTTGCTTTTTCAATATATAAGAAAGGGCTTTCCTTTTCCTTTAGGGTCATTTGAAAACAGGAGATCATTTTTGTTCGTCGACAACCTTTCCTTTGTAGTCCAAAAGTTGCTAGAAGGGAATATTCCGTCTGGTCGCTATAACATAGCTGACGACGGGGAATTAAGCACTATTGAGGTTGTAAAGTTGATCGATTTAGTCTTGGAAAAAAATACAAATATTTGGAATATCCCAAAATCACTAATTTTGGTGCTTGCGAAATTCGGTGACCTTTTGAAACTATCTCAATTTAATTCAAATATTTTATTCAAACTTACGAGTGATCAACAGGTTGACAATAGTAAAATAATGCAACTACTTTCAATAGAGAAGTTACCCATAAGCATTCGTGAAGGAATAATTAGGACGATAAAAAGTTTTTAG
- a CDS encoding glycosyltransferase family 4 protein, whose product MKERKSIFLVVNVDWFFLSHRLSLANFLRKEGYNVAVLCNDTGKMEIIRNQGFECFNINFGRGINGGFSEIYSFIQLIWHFITKRPSIVHNFGLKVITISSLAARITKVPKVINTFTGLGMQFMHPGDNFTKRILRFSLKHDLKDSNIVLQFQNNDDLAEIKLLLGKEGRSDKFVCIDGSGIDLNIYKFHALPSNPVPRFLFASRLLKSKGTLLFLEAAKSILSENIKAEFVVFGDIDKENSDSVEESDLLKFKDISGLKILGHTNQLMNEIISSHIVVLPSKYREGIPKVLIEACAIGRPIITTNSFGCREAVNNDLNGVLLNNCEVEDLVNAMRLMIQNIGTLPEMGKESHLLAENRFDERIIFKKTVEMYQ is encoded by the coding sequence ATGAAAGAACGCAAATCGATATTTTTGGTGGTTAATGTAGATTGGTTTTTTCTTTCTCATAGACTTTCACTTGCTAACTTTTTGCGTAAAGAGGGGTACAATGTTGCCGTGTTATGCAATGACACAGGTAAAATGGAAATAATAAGAAATCAAGGATTCGAGTGTTTCAACATAAACTTTGGAAGAGGTATTAATGGTGGCTTTTCGGAAATTTATTCGTTCATTCAACTCATTTGGCACTTTATTACCAAGCGACCATCAATCGTTCATAACTTCGGGCTTAAGGTAATTACAATAAGCAGCCTAGCAGCCAGAATTACCAAAGTGCCAAAAGTAATAAATACTTTTACAGGTCTGGGTATGCAATTTATGCATCCTGGAGATAACTTTACAAAGAGGATTTTGAGATTTAGTTTGAAACATGATTTGAAGGATTCAAACATCGTCTTACAATTCCAAAATAACGACGACCTCGCTGAAATAAAACTTTTGCTGGGGAAGGAAGGACGTTCTGATAAATTTGTTTGTATTGACGGGAGCGGAATCGACTTAAATATTTATAAGTTTCATGCGTTACCATCTAATCCAGTACCTCGCTTTCTATTTGCATCAAGATTGTTGAAATCGAAGGGGACATTATTATTTCTAGAAGCCGCAAAATCAATTCTTTCAGAAAATATTAAGGCTGAGTTCGTCGTATTTGGTGATATCGATAAGGAGAATAGTGACTCTGTTGAGGAAAGTGACCTACTTAAGTTTAAAGACATCTCTGGATTAAAGATTTTGGGACACACCAACCAACTAATGAATGAAATTATCAGTTCACACATTGTTGTATTGCCATCCAAATACCGTGAAGGTATACCGAAGGTCTTAATTGAAGCGTGTGCAATCGGTCGGCCAATAATTACAACAAACTCATTTGGTTGCCGGGAAGCCGTAAATAATGATTTGAATGGGGTTTTACTTAACAATTGCGAAGTAGAAGATCTTGTAAACGCAATGAGGCTAATGATTCAGAATATAGGGACTCTTCCGGAAATGGGAAAGGAATCACATTTATTAGCGGAGAACAGATTTGATGAACGAATTATTTTTAAAAAAACAGTTGAAATGTATCAATAA
- a CDS encoding glycosyltransferase, with amino-acid sequence MKTIGSDQPSAFLIVPGEQLNGAERVVFYTAQELLRRGFAVDILIWRINRNITGQWDELSSQATIVKISKSYYFFGLLSVVWTIYRRLGNRHYTLSFSSNIILNSLLGTLKKRGLLKTTRLIVREPSSPILRYSNISLKRLKYLFFYWLGYPFVDCIIFQTNLMSDTFKSNLKYLGHKQTKVLSNPFDLHGIMTKKNQCELKLGPFVIASGRLIKEKGFFNLIEAYSKLSKNYIKKYSLVILGEGPLEKELKKYAVDLGLENRVLFPGYVLNPYVYYCQASLCVVSSIREGFPNILLEMMSVNSNVVSTLCAGGIDEIPNIYKCDPDSAEKLNEAITNALDKPLMESHLNYLAKHTIEAFVNEIV; translated from the coding sequence ATGAAAACCATTGGTTCAGATCAGCCGTCAGCGTTTTTGATTGTGCCTGGAGAGCAACTTAATGGGGCGGAACGAGTTGTTTTCTACACTGCTCAGGAACTTTTGAGAAGAGGGTTTGCCGTTGATATTTTAATTTGGCGCATTAATCGTAATATTACTGGTCAGTGGGATGAGTTGTCAAGCCAAGCCACGATCGTTAAGATCAGTAAGTCATATTATTTTTTCGGGTTGCTTTCTGTGGTTTGGACCATTTATCGACGACTTGGGAATCGGCATTACACGCTTTCGTTTTCTTCAAATATTATTCTTAATTCTTTGTTAGGCACTCTAAAGAAGCGTGGACTCCTAAAAACTACGAGATTAATTGTGCGGGAACCGTCTTCTCCGATTCTTAGGTATAGTAATATTTCTTTGAAAAGGTTGAAATATCTATTTTTTTATTGGCTGGGCTACCCTTTTGTAGACTGCATTATTTTTCAAACGAACCTGATGTCAGATACTTTCAAATCGAACTTAAAGTACCTTGGTCATAAACAGACAAAAGTGTTGAGTAATCCTTTTGATCTCCATGGAATAATGACAAAAAAGAATCAGTGCGAGTTGAAATTAGGTCCATTTGTTATCGCTTCTGGCCGATTAATTAAAGAAAAAGGGTTTTTCAATTTAATAGAGGCGTACTCAAAACTCTCTAAGAACTATATCAAGAAATATTCACTTGTGATTCTTGGAGAAGGCCCTTTGGAAAAAGAATTGAAAAAGTATGCCGTAGACTTGGGTTTAGAAAATCGAGTTTTATTTCCAGGGTATGTGTTAAACCCATATGTATATTATTGTCAGGCTTCATTGTGTGTTGTATCGTCAATAAGAGAGGGGTTCCCGAATATTCTGCTTGAAATGATGTCAGTAAATAGCAATGTTGTTTCAACTTTATGTGCGGGAGGAATCGATGAAATTCCTAACATTTACAAATGTGATCCTGATAGTGCTGAAAAACTAAATGAGGCAATTACGAATGCGTTAGATAAACCTCTAATGGAAAGCCATTTAAATTATTTGGCTAAACATACCATAGAAGCCTTTGTCAATGAAATCGTATAG
- the asnB gene encoding asparagine synthase (glutamine-hydrolyzing), translating to MCGIYGTTVRYSDDLLRSKLNRTAFRGPDFQSLFFSREQDAYLALGHNRLSIVDLDTRSNQPFSYQGKVTIAFNGEIYNFLDVRKELETLGFTFTTSSDTEVICVSYLAWGHQCLAKLNGMFAFVIYDHRTELLFGARDRLGKKPFYYHLSNEGFEFASQLSSIQLGNDHLSISSKSITRFLSWGNIPDPDSIFNEIKKLRPGHYFTYDLQKRQFAIDRYWDISTVVANSFKGSYSEAVDEVENIIKDAVKIRLFADVPLGIYLSGGIDSSLVSALAAESLGNHLKTFSISFNESKFDESQYARTVAQHIGSDHHTIDCSVNEALGLIDNFSYYFDEPFADASALPSMLLAKKTKDHVTVALSGDGGDEGFLGYKRYDWINRANLLYRLPPKARMFLGSILQQIPNYKANIIGGGIFQDSIEDLYLYSLTGFDREWIDVQSFDLGIEEVKWLKGSGNLLQRMGDFDLVSYLNWDINTKVDRSSMAFSLETRAPLLDYRVIEAARSLPVKYKFHVGTQKMILKDILYKYVPRKMFDRPKSGFSVPLRQWFQKELKEYVLDNLALDDLKKIPGIIPEKVQILIHQHMSGKRNRYPEIWKLLVLKQWLENNGSKFAVV from the coding sequence ATGTGTGGCATCTATGGAACCACTGTAAGATATAGTGATGATTTATTAAGGAGCAAACTTAATAGAACTGCTTTTCGCGGGCCGGATTTCCAAAGTTTATTTTTTTCTCGGGAACAAGATGCCTATTTAGCACTGGGGCACAACAGGTTGTCGATTGTTGATTTAGACACACGCTCAAATCAGCCATTTAGCTACCAGGGTAAGGTTACAATTGCTTTTAATGGCGAGATATACAATTTTCTTGATGTCCGAAAAGAGTTAGAAACGCTTGGCTTCACTTTTACAACATCCTCAGATACTGAAGTAATTTGCGTGTCGTATTTAGCCTGGGGCCACCAATGTCTTGCTAAGTTGAATGGGATGTTTGCTTTTGTGATCTATGATCATCGTACAGAATTACTTTTTGGAGCAAGGGATAGGTTAGGTAAAAAACCGTTCTATTATCACTTATCAAATGAAGGATTTGAGTTTGCCAGCCAGCTCTCTTCAATTCAATTGGGGAATGATCATCTGTCAATTTCTAGTAAAAGTATTACCCGTTTTTTGTCCTGGGGAAATATTCCTGATCCTGATTCAATTTTTAATGAAATAAAAAAATTGAGACCAGGACACTATTTTACTTATGATCTTCAAAAACGACAATTTGCGATTGATAGGTATTGGGATATAAGCACAGTGGTAGCTAATTCTTTTAAGGGGTCGTACAGCGAGGCAGTTGATGAGGTTGAAAACATCATAAAAGATGCAGTGAAAATTAGATTGTTCGCCGACGTTCCACTTGGAATTTATTTGTCGGGAGGGATTGATTCTTCTTTGGTTTCGGCACTTGCGGCGGAAAGTTTAGGTAATCATTTGAAGACATTTTCTATTAGTTTTAATGAAAGTAAGTTTGATGAAAGCCAATATGCTCGAACTGTTGCTCAACATATAGGGTCTGACCACCATACGATAGATTGCTCTGTAAACGAGGCATTGGGTTTGATTGACAACTTTTCTTACTATTTTGATGAACCTTTTGCCGATGCTTCCGCCTTGCCATCCATGCTTCTTGCGAAAAAAACCAAAGACCATGTAACGGTTGCTTTGTCTGGAGACGGCGGTGATGAGGGTTTTTTAGGGTACAAAAGATATGATTGGATTAATAGGGCCAATTTACTTTATAGACTACCACCGAAAGCAAGAATGTTTTTGGGAAGTATTTTACAGCAAATACCAAATTACAAGGCGAATATTATTGGTGGGGGTATATTTCAGGATTCTATTGAAGATTTATATCTTTATTCGCTAACGGGATTTGACAGGGAATGGATTGATGTCCAAAGTTTTGATTTGGGAATAGAAGAAGTAAAGTGGTTGAAGGGAAGTGGTAATTTATTGCAGCGAATGGGTGATTTTGACTTAGTGTCCTACTTGAATTGGGATATTAATACCAAAGTTGATCGATCTTCAATGGCATTCTCACTAGAAACAAGAGCCCCATTATTGGACTATCGAGTCATTGAAGCTGCCAGGTCGCTTCCAGTTAAATATAAGTTCCATGTAGGAACCCAAAAGATGATTCTGAAGGATATTCTATACAAATATGTGCCGAGGAAAATGTTTGATAGACCAAAATCTGGATTTAGCGTGCCATTGCGACAATGGTTCCAAAAAGAGTTGAAGGAATATGTATTGGATAATCTTGCTTTGGATGATTTGAAAAAAATCCCTGGTATAATACCGGAAAAGGTTCAAATCCTGATTCATCAACATATGAGTGGCAAAAGAAACCGGTACCCTGAAATATGGAAGTTGCTAGTTCTAAAACAGTGGTTGGAAAATAACGGGTCAAAGTTTGCTGTCGTGTAG
- a CDS encoding sulfotransferase, giving the protein MLKQSRLIFIVGYGRSGSTILDLLLGNSKKVAALGEVAYLTDAVWTSNHYCSCGKSASECEYWSAFKTKWELNSEITIESFLALEKRYSRLSGVTRLFFDKSIDSKSFNTYRKTVSNLYNILLELNDGSIAIDASKLPFRLLILRVLGFRPFVIHLVRDGRAVLGSLKKGHRANLEKGVQKALKPKPTIRVALGWGLANVFSELFSFGLNRILLRYEDLVTDPIFSLKRIESGAEIELHESKEIIVKNLPFIKRHTITGNRLRMSNEIRMVKIPDESWKKSLAVKDAKLFYILTMLLLKRYNYLK; this is encoded by the coding sequence ATGTTGAAGCAAAGTAGGCTAATTTTTATTGTTGGGTACGGAAGATCTGGCTCCACAATTCTAGATCTACTTTTAGGAAATAGCAAAAAAGTTGCTGCCTTAGGCGAGGTCGCATATTTAACTGATGCTGTTTGGACATCAAATCATTATTGCTCTTGTGGAAAAAGTGCGAGCGAATGTGAATATTGGTCTGCCTTTAAGACTAAATGGGAATTAAATTCTGAAATTACTATAGAAAGTTTCTTGGCTTTAGAAAAGCGGTACAGCAGGCTTTCCGGGGTAACTCGATTATTTTTTGATAAGTCAATTGATTCTAAATCCTTTAATACTTATAGGAAAACAGTATCCAATTTGTATAATATACTTTTAGAATTGAATGATGGCTCAATAGCAATTGATGCATCAAAATTACCGTTTCGACTCCTAATTTTAAGAGTGCTTGGTTTTAGGCCGTTCGTCATACATTTGGTTAGAGACGGAAGAGCAGTATTAGGGTCTCTTAAAAAGGGCCATAGAGCCAATTTGGAAAAAGGGGTTCAAAAGGCATTAAAGCCAAAACCTACAATCCGTGTGGCTTTGGGTTGGGGTTTGGCAAACGTTTTTTCTGAATTATTTTCTTTTGGCCTAAATAGAATATTACTTAGATATGAAGATTTAGTTACCGATCCAATTTTTTCTTTAAAACGAATAGAGAGTGGGGCTGAAATAGAACTGCATGAATCTAAGGAAATCATAGTAAAGAATCTTCCATTTATAAAAAGGCACACTATAACAGGGAATAGATTACGGATGAGTAATGAAATTAGAATGGTGAAAATCCCAGATGAATCTTGGAAAAAGAGTTTGGCTGTCAAAGACGCAAAGCTATTCTACATATTAACAATGTTGCTTTTGAAAAGGTATAATTATTTGAAATAA
- a CDS encoding oligosaccharide flippase family protein: MSSPLSFRSNIAWTLLGQVFNVVSQFLIVVIIARVSDVEALGLYGILSAIVGPIQLFMMFDLGKLVVANDRFENIFGSYHIVIIVSCILVPIVSMIVCFAIYHDVSMLPAMASFSLYRALVNYREFCFSIYQKFERLDLMAMSTIYLSVGTIIIFGLSYFFFQNIAISFFSISSYFLIGFILFELPKLKKFLLSESKLLHFEGSQVLEVLQKGLKLGATAFINGIKSNAPRYIIEFAIQNRSLLGVYTGFLQFSNTLNTLNQAMSKSSIGRLSNLHVVDLVKFKRFLNKMIISVILIGMAVTLIVVLFGVFITRLSFDNPEFSENNSIFVLIILARAIAMPIVYLRNAQTILGIYSSQLFYILSSMVFFVILCYMLIPIFDHLGVLYALAISEFMVLVLSYVSVRRELTNN; encoded by the coding sequence ATGAGTAGTCCTCTTAGTTTTAGAAGCAACATAGCTTGGACTCTTTTGGGTCAAGTATTCAATGTTGTTTCACAGTTTTTAATAGTGGTCATTATAGCTCGTGTTTCAGATGTTGAAGCGCTTGGACTCTACGGGATTCTCTCTGCCATAGTAGGTCCAATTCAACTTTTCATGATGTTCGATTTGGGTAAGCTTGTCGTGGCAAATGATCGTTTTGAAAATATTTTTGGAAGCTATCATATTGTTATTATTGTGTCGTGTATTTTGGTTCCAATAGTATCTATGATTGTTTGCTTTGCCATTTACCACGATGTTAGCATGCTGCCAGCTATGGCCTCCTTTTCATTATACAGGGCACTAGTGAACTATCGTGAGTTTTGCTTTTCTATATATCAAAAATTTGAGCGGCTAGATTTAATGGCTATGTCAACTATTTATTTGTCGGTAGGGACGATAATAATATTTGGTTTAAGCTATTTTTTCTTCCAAAACATAGCTATAAGCTTCTTTAGCATATCATCATATTTTTTAATTGGGTTTATTCTATTCGAGTTGCCGAAACTAAAGAAGTTTCTCCTGAGTGAAAGTAAACTCCTTCATTTTGAAGGGAGCCAAGTTTTAGAAGTGTTGCAAAAAGGTCTAAAACTTGGAGCCACAGCTTTCATTAATGGCATTAAATCGAATGCCCCTCGATATATAATAGAATTTGCTATTCAAAATAGGTCTCTTTTGGGAGTATATACTGGCTTTCTTCAGTTTAGCAACACCCTAAATACGTTAAATCAAGCAATGTCAAAATCATCAATAGGACGATTGTCGAATCTCCATGTCGTTGATCTCGTCAAGTTCAAGAGGTTCCTAAATAAGATGATAATTTCCGTCATTTTAATTGGGATGGCTGTTACACTTATTGTAGTACTATTTGGTGTATTTATTACGCGATTGAGCTTTGATAACCCAGAATTTTCCGAAAATAACTCGATATTTGTTTTAATTATTTTAGCTCGGGCGATAGCCATGCCTATAGTATATCTTCGAAATGCGCAGACAATATTAGGGATATATAGTTCGCAGTTGTTTTACATTTTATCTAGCATGGTCTTTTTTGTAATTCTATGCTACATGCTTATACCAATATTTGATCATTTGGGTGTTCTTTACGCCTTAGCAATAAGCGAATTTATGGTTCTTGTGCTGTCATATGTAAGTGTCAGAAGGGAACTAACGAACAACTAA
- a CDS encoding DDE-type integrase/transposase/recombinase — translation MVDQQNSTWSMDFMSDALISGRRFKVFNLLDDFNLEALAIEVDTSLQEERVVRVFEQVVSWRNKPERILVDNGPEFTPTKFVMWCEEHHQSIGSLSCQGCLLRIAASSDSRPVQ, via the coding sequence ATCGTCGATCAACAGAATTCAACTTGGTCAATGGACTTTATGAGCGATGCACTAATTTCTGGCAGAAGATTCAAGGTATTTAACTTACTTGATGACTTCAATCTTGAGGCATTGGCTATAGAAGTAGACACCTCTCTGCAAGAAGAGCGAGTAGTTAGGGTTTTCGAACAAGTAGTTTCATGGCGAAACAAGCCAGAAAGGATTCTAGTTGATAATGGCCCTGAATTTACCCCAACTAAGTTCGTTATGTGGTGCGAGGAGCACCACCAATCCATTGGCAGTTTATCCTGCCAGGGATGCCTTCTCAGAATAGCCGCATCAAGCGATTCACGGCCGGTACAATAA